From Brassica oleracea var. oleracea cultivar TO1000 chromosome C3, BOL, whole genome shotgun sequence, a single genomic window includes:
- the LOC106332299 gene encoding uncharacterized protein LOC106332299 — MSSTDSTRSRRIVFSLTDHCDGELLYPPCRFESWAMLQHCGGSFAEILGGMQCQKASHCGEMIGELNAIRSTITDRIPGAQCVMLTLCLKSGDNVCVSMFDSIWLLRFIANLRATGKNPKLCLPQA, encoded by the exons ATGAGCAGCACGGATTCGACGAGATCCAGAAGAATAGTCTTTTCACTTACTGATCACTGCGATGGCGAATTACTTTACCCTCCTTGCAGATTTGAAAGCTGGGCGATGCTCCAACACTGCGGAGGTTCGTTTGCTGAGATTTTGGGAGGCATGCAATGTCAGAAAGCGTCTCACTGCGGAG AGATGATTGGTGAGCTAAATGCAATCCGGAGTACAATCACCGATCGTATACCGGGGGCACAGTGTGTAATGCTTACACTGTGTCTAAAAAG TGGTGATAACGTTTGTGTTAGTATGTTTGACTCTATATGGCTCTTGCGTTTCATAGCAAATTTGAGAGCTACGGGAAAGAACCCAAAATTGTGCTTGCCACAAGCGTAA